The Saccharopolyspora gloriosae genome has a segment encoding these proteins:
- a CDS encoding redox-sensing transcriptional repressor Rex, translated as MTAHGEGERDEAGQPADVPSGSPESIAVPAARERARAIPEAAVARLAVYLRVLSGLEEGDTRTVSSEELAAFAGVNSAKLRKDLSYIGSYGTRGVGYEVAVLIGQIERTLGLTKKHRVAVVGIGNLGHALANYGGFLNRGFPVAALFDLDPDLLDVPVGGIPVSAVDDIVEVCREREVTIGVIATPVEGAQEVCDRLVEGGVVCILNFAPVVLRVPEHVEVRKVDLAVEMQILSFHVARRNQEAAVVPGMAGDTADVGPPGGQVNGNGNSDSALERGDVDGMVVRP; from the coding sequence GTGACGGCCCACGGAGAGGGCGAGCGGGACGAGGCCGGGCAGCCGGCGGACGTCCCGTCCGGGTCACCCGAATCGATCGCGGTCCCCGCCGCACGCGAGCGGGCGCGGGCAATTCCGGAGGCGGCCGTCGCCCGCCTGGCGGTGTACCTGCGAGTGCTGTCCGGCCTGGAGGAGGGTGACACCCGAACGGTGTCCAGCGAGGAACTCGCCGCCTTCGCCGGAGTGAACTCCGCGAAGTTGCGCAAGGACCTGTCTTACATCGGCTCGTACGGCACGCGCGGCGTGGGTTACGAGGTCGCGGTGCTGATCGGGCAGATCGAGCGGACGCTGGGGCTCACCAAGAAGCACCGCGTCGCCGTCGTCGGCATCGGTAACCTGGGGCACGCGCTCGCCAACTACGGCGGTTTCCTGAACCGCGGTTTCCCGGTGGCCGCGCTGTTCGACCTGGACCCGGATCTGCTGGACGTGCCGGTCGGCGGCATCCCGGTCAGCGCGGTCGACGACATCGTCGAAGTCTGCCGCGAGCGGGAAGTGACCATCGGCGTCATCGCCACCCCCGTCGAAGGGGCGCAGGAAGTCTGCGACCGCCTCGTCGAAGGCGGGGTCGTGTGCATCCTGAACTTCGCCCCGGTCGTGCTGCGGGTCCCCGAACACGTCGAGGTCCGCAAGGTGGACTTGGCGGTCGAGATGCAGATCTTGTCGTTCCACGTCGCTCGGCGGAATCAAGAGGCGGCCGTGGTGCCCGGCATGGCCGGCGACACCGCGGACGTCGGTCCGCCGGGCGGCCAGGTGAACGGCAACGGGAACTCGGATTCCGCGCTGGAGCGCGGTGATGT